One Pseudomonas entomophila genomic window carries:
- the ngg gene encoding N-acetylglutaminylglutamine synthetase: protein MKAHEIAYGQRLLRGQAPSYERLQARLAGDGNQPHAQPRAVHCGWGRLLIGHTFPDPVSLAEALLEEQTGERDIALYVAAPQQVLAQAPQQLFLDPSDTLRLWFTDYRPAQRVFRGFRIRRAQGAADWQAINTLYQARGMLPVDPELLTPRHLGGPVYWLAEDEDSNAVIGSVMGLDHHKAFDDPEHGCSLWCLAVDPHGTRPGVGEVLVRHLVEHYLSRGLAYLDLSVLHDNRQAKRLYHKLGFRNLPTFAIKRKNGINQPLFLGPGPEAGLNPYARIIVDEALRRGIDVQVDDAASGLFTLSLGGRRIRCRESLSDLTSAVTMTLCQDKCLTRKVLHAAGLQVPAQQLAGAADDNQAFLDEHGAVVVKPVDGEQGQGVAVNLGRLDELDQAIEQARRFDSRVLLESFHPGSDLRILVIGYEVVAAAIRHPAQVIGDGRHNLHALIDAQSRRRQAATGGESRIPLDDETERTLKAAGLGYHHVLPAGQRLAVRRTANLHTGGTLEDVTSRLHPVLADAAVRAARALEIPVVGLDFMVRDAEHPDYVIIEANERAGLANHEPQPTAERFVDLLFPHSRPLM from the coding sequence ATGAAAGCTCACGAAATCGCCTACGGTCAGCGCCTGCTGCGCGGCCAGGCGCCGTCCTACGAGCGCCTGCAGGCGCGCCTGGCCGGTGACGGCAATCAACCTCACGCTCAGCCACGCGCGGTGCACTGTGGCTGGGGACGGTTGCTGATCGGGCACACCTTCCCCGACCCGGTCAGCCTTGCCGAGGCCCTGTTGGAAGAACAGACCGGCGAGCGCGATATCGCCTTGTACGTGGCCGCCCCCCAGCAGGTACTGGCCCAGGCGCCGCAACAACTGTTCCTCGATCCGTCCGATACCCTGCGCCTGTGGTTCACCGATTACCGCCCCGCGCAACGGGTATTCCGCGGCTTCCGCATCCGTCGCGCGCAAGGCGCCGCCGACTGGCAGGCGATCAACACGCTGTACCAGGCACGCGGCATGTTGCCGGTGGATCCTGAGTTGCTCACCCCGCGCCACCTTGGCGGCCCGGTGTACTGGTTGGCCGAGGATGAAGACAGCAACGCAGTGATCGGCAGTGTCATGGGCCTGGACCATCACAAGGCCTTCGACGACCCCGAGCATGGTTGCAGCCTTTGGTGCCTGGCCGTCGACCCGCACGGCACGCGCCCGGGCGTCGGCGAGGTGCTGGTCCGCCATCTGGTCGAACACTACCTGAGCCGGGGCCTGGCCTACCTCGACCTCTCGGTGCTGCACGACAATCGCCAGGCCAAGCGCCTGTACCACAAGCTCGGTTTTCGCAACCTGCCGACGTTCGCGATCAAGCGCAAGAATGGCATCAACCAGCCGCTGTTCCTCGGGCCGGGGCCTGAGGCCGGGCTCAACCCCTATGCCCGGATCATCGTCGACGAGGCGCTGCGCCGCGGCATCGATGTGCAGGTAGACGATGCCGCCAGCGGCCTGTTCACCCTGAGCCTGGGCGGGCGACGCATTCGCTGCCGCGAATCGCTCAGCGACCTGACCAGCGCCGTGACCATGACCCTCTGCCAGGACAAGTGCCTGACCCGCAAAGTGCTGCACGCTGCCGGTCTGCAAGTACCGGCGCAGCAACTGGCGGGCGCCGCCGACGACAACCAGGCGTTCCTCGACGAGCATGGCGCGGTAGTGGTCAAACCGGTGGACGGCGAACAAGGCCAGGGGGTAGCGGTGAACCTGGGCCGCCTCGACGAACTCGACCAGGCCATCGAACAGGCGCGGCGCTTCGACAGCCGCGTGTTGCTGGAGAGTTTTCACCCAGGCAGCGACTTGCGCATCCTGGTGATCGGCTACGAAGTGGTGGCCGCCGCCATCCGCCATCCGGCGCAGGTGATTGGCGACGGCAGGCACAACCTCCACGCGCTGATCGACGCCCAGAGCCGCAGGCGCCAGGCCGCCACGGGCGGCGAAAGCCGCATCCCGCTGGACGACGAGACCGAGCGCACACTCAAGGCCGCGGGCCTGGGCTACCACCATGTGCTGCCGGCCGGTCAGCGCCTGGCCGTGCGACGCACCGCCAACCTGCACACCGGCGGCACGCTGGAGGACGTCACCAGCCGCCTGCACCCGGTGCTGGCCGATGCCGCCGTGCGCGCCGCCCGTGCGCTGGAGATCCCGGTGGTGGGGCTGGATTTCATGGTCCGCGATGCCGAGCATCCGGACTACGTGATCATCGAAGCCAACGAGCGCGCAGGGTTGGCCAATCATGAGCCACAGCCCACCGCCGAACGATTCGTCGACCTGCTGTTTCCCCATAGCCGGCCATTGATGTGA
- a CDS encoding serine/threonine protein kinase: MLRPLRLAALLGGLLMAAAALARDIDAASYGFPLTNPFEATIATTPPDHRPTLPSDDDIDQADYSLTLRPEREFTLPDNFWSVKKLRYRLARQDHEAPLIFLIAGTGAPYSSSINEYLKKLFYQAGYHVVQLSSPTSWDFMSAASRFATPGVTSEDAKDLYRVMQAVRAQHPRLPVSEYYLTGYSLGALDAAFVSKLDETRQSFKFKRVLLLNPPVNLYTSVTNLDKLVQTRVKGIDKSTTFYELMLEKLTRYFQEKGYIDLNDALLYDFQRSREHLSNEQMAMLIGTSFRFSAADIAFTSDLINRRGLIIPPKLPITEGSSLEPFFKRALQCDFDCYITEQVIPMWRARTDGNSVLQLIDQVSLYALEDYLRESPKIAVMHNADDVILGPGDIGFLRRVFGDRLTLYPHGGHCGNLNYRVNSDAMLEFFRG; this comes from the coding sequence ATGCTTCGACCTTTGCGCCTCGCCGCCCTGCTTGGCGGCCTGCTCATGGCTGCGGCCGCCCTGGCGCGGGACATCGACGCCGCGAGCTACGGCTTTCCGCTGACCAACCCGTTCGAGGCGACCATCGCCACCACGCCGCCGGACCATCGCCCGACGCTGCCTAGCGACGACGACATCGACCAGGCCGACTACAGCCTGACGCTGCGCCCTGAGCGCGAATTCACCTTGCCCGACAACTTCTGGTCGGTGAAGAAGCTGCGCTATCGCCTGGCCAGGCAGGACCACGAGGCGCCGCTGATCTTCCTGATCGCCGGCACCGGCGCGCCCTACTCCAGCAGCATCAACGAATACCTGAAGAAACTGTTCTACCAGGCCGGCTACCACGTGGTGCAGTTGTCATCGCCCACCAGCTGGGACTTCATGAGCGCCGCCTCACGCTTCGCCACCCCAGGGGTGACCAGCGAAGACGCCAAGGACCTGTACCGGGTCATGCAGGCGGTGCGCGCGCAACATCCGCGCCTGCCGGTCAGCGAGTACTACCTCACCGGCTACAGCCTGGGGGCGCTGGACGCGGCGTTCGTCAGCAAGCTGGACGAAACCCGCCAGAGCTTCAAGTTCAAGCGCGTGCTGCTGCTCAACCCGCCGGTCAACCTGTACACCTCGGTCACCAACCTGGACAAGCTGGTGCAGACCCGGGTCAAGGGCATCGACAAGAGCACCACTTTCTACGAGCTGATGCTGGAAAAGCTCACCCGCTACTTCCAGGAAAAGGGCTACATCGACCTCAATGACGCCCTGCTGTATGACTTCCAGAGGTCCCGCGAGCACCTGTCCAACGAACAGATGGCCATGCTCATCGGTACCTCGTTCCGCTTCTCGGCGGCCGACATCGCCTTCACCTCCGACCTGATCAACCGCCGTGGCCTGATCATCCCGCCGAAGCTGCCGATCACCGAGGGCAGCAGCCTGGAGCCGTTCTTCAAGCGCGCCCTGCAATGCGACTTCGACTGCTACATCACCGAACAGGTGATTCCGATGTGGCGTGCACGCACCGATGGCAACAGCGTGCTGCAGTTGATCGACCAGGTCAGCCTGTACGCCCTGGAAGACTACCTGCGCGAAAGCCCCAAGATCGCCGTGATGCACAACGCCGACGACGTGATCCTCGGGCCCGGCGATATCGGTTTCCTGCGCCGGGTGTTCGGCGACCGTCTCACGCTCTACCCCCATGGCGGCCATTGCGGCAACCTCAACTACCGCGTCAACAGCGACGCCATGCTGGAGTTCTTCCGTGGTTAA
- a CDS encoding osmoprotectant NAGGN system M42 family peptidase, whose translation MPSCPPEPNLDYLKKVLLEMLAIPSPTGFTDTIVRYVAERLDELGIPYELTRRGTIRATLKGRQSSPDRAVAVHLDTIGASVRQLQDNGRLALAPVGCWSSRFAEGSRVSVFTDTGVFRGSVLPLMASGHAFNTAIDQMPISWDHVEVRLDAYCATRADCEALGIAIGDCVAFDPLPEFTESGHISARHLDDKAGVAALLGALKAVMESGRQPLIDCHPLFTITEETGSGAAAALPWDVSEFVGIDIAPVAPGQASSEHAVSVAMQDSSGPYDYHLSRHLLKLAGDQGLPVRRDLFRYYFSDAHSAVTAGHDIRTALVAFGCDATHGYERTHIDSLAALSRLLSGYLLSPPVFASDSQPAHASLERFSHQLEHDAQMESETRVPAVDSLVGNKG comes from the coding sequence ATGCCTTCATGCCCCCCCGAACCCAACCTCGACTACCTGAAGAAGGTCCTGCTGGAAATGCTCGCCATCCCCAGCCCCACCGGCTTCACCGACACCATCGTGCGCTATGTGGCCGAACGCCTGGACGAGCTTGGCATCCCCTACGAGCTCACCCGCCGCGGTACCATCCGCGCCACCCTGAAGGGCCGCCAGAGCTCGCCCGATCGCGCCGTCGCTGTGCACCTGGACACCATCGGCGCCAGCGTGCGCCAGTTGCAGGACAACGGCCGCCTGGCCCTGGCCCCGGTGGGCTGCTGGTCGAGCCGCTTCGCCGAGGGCAGCCGGGTCAGCGTGTTCACCGATACCGGCGTGTTTCGCGGCAGCGTGCTGCCATTGATGGCCAGTGGGCACGCGTTCAATACCGCCATCGACCAGATGCCGATCAGTTGGGACCACGTAGAGGTGCGCCTGGACGCCTACTGCGCCACCCGCGCCGATTGCGAGGCGCTGGGTATCGCCATCGGTGACTGCGTGGCGTTCGACCCGCTGCCGGAATTCACCGAAAGCGGCCATATCAGCGCCCGCCACCTGGACGACAAGGCCGGCGTAGCCGCCCTGCTGGGCGCGCTCAAGGCCGTGATGGAAAGTGGTCGCCAGCCGCTGATCGACTGCCACCCGCTGTTCACCATCACCGAGGAGACCGGCTCCGGTGCTGCGGCCGCCCTGCCCTGGGATGTCAGTGAGTTCGTCGGTATCGACATCGCCCCGGTGGCACCGGGGCAGGCCTCCAGCGAACATGCGGTGAGCGTGGCCATGCAGGATTCATCCGGCCCTTACGACTACCACCTGTCACGCCACTTGCTCAAGCTTGCCGGCGACCAGGGCCTGCCCGTGCGCCGCGACCTGTTCCGCTACTACTTCAGCGACGCCCATTCGGCGGTGACCGCGGGACACGATATCCGCACCGCCCTGGTCGCCTTCGGCTGCGACGCCACCCACGGTTACGAACGTACCCATATCGACAGCCTGGCGGCGCTCAGCCGCCTGCTCTCGGGCTACCTGCTCAGCCCACCGGTGTTCGCCAGCGACTCGCAGCCGGCCCATGCCTCGTTGGAGCGTTTCAGCCACCAACTGGAGCACGATGCGCAGATGGAGAGCGAGACACGGGTACCGGCGGTGGACAGCCTGGTGGGTAACAAAGGTTGA
- the csrA gene encoding carbon storage regulator CsrA: MLVIGREIGEVIVIADDIKIQVMAVENGQVRFGIQAPRHVEVHRVEVYKRIKALAQVKQQA; this comes from the coding sequence ATGCTGGTAATCGGACGCGAGATCGGTGAGGTGATTGTCATCGCCGATGACATCAAGATCCAGGTGATGGCGGTGGAAAACGGCCAGGTGCGCTTCGGCATCCAGGCCCCTCGTCATGTCGAGGTGCACCGGGTCGAGGTGTACAAGCGAATCAAGGCGTTGGCCCAGGTGAAGCAGCAAGCCTGA
- a CDS encoding YheU family protein, with the protein MLIPHDQLEAETLTRLIEDFVTRDGTDNGDDTPLETRVLRVRQALAKGQAFILFDVESQQCQLLARHDVPRELLG; encoded by the coding sequence ATGCTGATCCCCCACGACCAACTCGAAGCCGAAACCCTGACCCGCCTGATCGAGGACTTCGTCACCCGCGACGGCACCGACAACGGCGACGACACGCCCCTGGAAACCCGCGTACTGCGCGTGCGCCAGGCACTGGCCAAGGGCCAGGCGTTCATCCTGTTCGACGTGGAAAGCCAGCAATGCCAGCTACTGGCCAGGCATGACGTGCCGCGCGAGCTGCTGGGCTGA
- a CDS encoding DUF3309 family protein yields the protein MTTILIIILILLLIGGLPVFPHSRSWGYGPSGIVGVVLVVLLVLLLLGRI from the coding sequence ATGACCACGATCCTCATCATCATCCTGATCCTGCTGCTGATCGGTGGCTTGCCGGTCTTCCCGCACTCGCGCAGTTGGGGCTATGGCCCTTCCGGCATCGTTGGCGTGGTGCTGGTGGTACTGCTGGTGCTGTTGCTGCTCGGCCGGATATGA
- a CDS encoding beta (1-6) glucans synthase — MLRTTYLLACLLAFTCLGALWYGLGKPVHLPDAASPTHKLQCASYTPFDKDQSPFDQPLRLRPARMDADLALLAERFQCIRTYSMTGLEAIPALARKHGLKVMLGAWVNANPADTDKEIDLLIAEANANPDVVSAVIVGNEALLRKEVTGERLAALIGKVKSQVSVPVTYADVWEFWLQHPQVAPAVDFLTIHLLPYWEDDPRGIDAALAHVAEVRQVFGNRFAPKDILIGETGWPSEGRQRETAVPSRVNEARFIRGFVALAEANGWHYNLIEAFDQPWKRASEGAVGGYWGLYDADRLDKGVLEGPVSNLALWPQWLLANVLLMLATLALAGRPANARAALLLPLLAAVGAGSLGLWGELMRTNARFAGEWLWAVALAGLNLLVLAHGTLALARREGWRQRLFAWLEHNGGAWLLAAGFAAAVSMLAMVFDPRYRSFPSAALLLPAVVYLLRPVTARRAEVALLAFIIGAGIAPQLFQEGLSNQQAWGWAMVSVMMTGALWRSLRKA; from the coding sequence ATGCTCCGCACCACCTACCTGCTCGCCTGCCTGCTGGCCTTCACCTGCCTCGGTGCCCTCTGGTACGGCCTGGGCAAGCCGGTGCACCTGCCCGATGCGGCCAGCCCGACGCACAAGCTGCAGTGCGCCTCCTACACGCCGTTCGACAAGGACCAGTCGCCGTTCGACCAGCCGTTGCGCCTGCGCCCGGCGCGCATGGACGCCGACCTGGCACTGCTGGCCGAGCGTTTCCAGTGCATCCGCACTTACTCGATGACCGGCCTGGAGGCGATCCCGGCGCTGGCGCGCAAGCATGGCCTGAAGGTGATGCTCGGCGCCTGGGTCAATGCCAACCCGGCGGACACCGACAAGGAGATCGACCTGCTGATCGCCGAAGCCAACGCCAACCCGGACGTGGTCAGCGCGGTGATCGTCGGTAACGAGGCGCTGCTGCGCAAGGAAGTGACCGGCGAGCGCCTGGCGGCATTGATCGGCAAGGTGAAAAGCCAGGTGAGCGTACCGGTGACCTACGCCGATGTCTGGGAATTCTGGCTGCAGCACCCGCAGGTGGCGCCGGCGGTGGACTTCCTCACCATCCACCTGCTGCCCTACTGGGAGGATGACCCGCGTGGCATCGACGCGGCCTTGGCCCATGTCGCCGAGGTGCGCCAGGTGTTCGGCAACCGCTTCGCGCCCAAGGATATCCTGATCGGCGAGACCGGGTGGCCCAGCGAGGGCCGTCAGCGCGAGACGGCGGTGCCCAGCCGGGTCAACGAAGCACGCTTCATCCGCGGCTTCGTGGCCTTGGCCGAAGCCAATGGCTGGCACTACAACCTGATCGAAGCCTTCGACCAACCGTGGAAGCGCGCCAGCGAAGGCGCCGTTGGCGGCTACTGGGGCCTGTACGACGCCGACCGCCTGGACAAGGGCGTGCTCGAAGGGCCGGTGAGCAACCTGGCGCTGTGGCCGCAATGGTTGCTGGCCAACGTGCTGCTGATGCTGGCCACCCTGGCCCTGGCCGGGCGCCCGGCCAATGCCCGCGCCGCCTTGCTGCTGCCGCTGCTGGCGGCCGTGGGCGCCGGCAGCCTGGGGTTGTGGGGCGAGCTGATGCGCACCAACGCCCGTTTTGCCGGGGAATGGCTGTGGGCCGTGGCCCTGGCCGGGCTGAACCTGCTGGTGCTGGCCCACGGCACGCTGGCCCTGGCCCGTCGCGAGGGCTGGCGCCAGCGCTTGTTCGCCTGGCTCGAGCACAATGGCGGCGCGTGGTTGCTGGCGGCGGGGTTTGCCGCAGCGGTGAGCATGCTGGCGATGGTGTTCGACCCGCGCTATCGCAGCTTCCCTAGCGCCGCGTTGCTGCTGCCGGCCGTGGTGTACCTGCTGCGGCCGGTGACGGCAAGGCGGGCGGAAGTGGCGTTGCTGGCGTTCATCATCGGAGCGGGCATTGCGCCGCAGCTGTTCCAGGAGGGGTTGAGCAATCAGCAGGCCTGGGGCTGGGCAATGGTCAGCGTGATGATGACCGGGGCATTGTGGCGCAGCCTGCGCAAGGCCTGA
- a CDS encoding SDR family oxidoreductase yields MHNRMMITGAGSGLGREIALRWARDGWRLALADINEAGLRETLEQVREAGGDGFIQRCDVRDYSQLTALAQACEEKFAGIDVIVNNAGVASGGFFAELSLEDWDWQIAVNLMGVVKGCKAFLPLLERSKGRIINIASMAALMQGPGMSNYNVAKAGVLALSESLLVELRQSEVAVHVVCPSFFQTNLLDSFRGPDPAMKAQVGKLLEGSPINAADIAEHIHGRVAAGEFLILPHEAGRQAWQLKCQAPQRLYDEMADMAVKMRAKSRRSGN; encoded by the coding sequence ATGCACAACCGAATGATGATCACCGGTGCCGGTTCCGGCCTTGGCCGCGAGATTGCCCTGCGCTGGGCCCGTGATGGTTGGCGCCTGGCGCTGGCGGACATCAACGAAGCAGGGTTGCGCGAGACGCTGGAGCAGGTGCGCGAGGCCGGTGGCGATGGTTTCATCCAGCGCTGCGATGTGCGCGACTACAGCCAGCTCACGGCCCTGGCCCAGGCCTGCGAGGAGAAGTTCGCGGGCATCGACGTGATCGTCAACAATGCCGGGGTCGCTTCGGGCGGTTTCTTCGCCGAGTTGTCGCTGGAGGACTGGGACTGGCAGATCGCCGTCAACCTGATGGGGGTGGTCAAGGGGTGCAAGGCCTTCCTGCCGCTGCTGGAGCGCAGCAAGGGGCGGATCATCAACATCGCTTCGATGGCCGCATTGATGCAAGGGCCGGGCATGAGCAACTACAACGTGGCCAAGGCCGGTGTGCTGGCGCTGTCGGAAAGCCTGCTGGTGGAACTGCGCCAGTCGGAGGTCGCGGTGCATGTGGTCTGCCCGTCGTTCTTCCAGACCAACCTGCTCGACTCGTTTCGTGGACCAGACCCGGCAATGAAGGCACAGGTCGGCAAATTGCTGGAAGGTTCGCCCATCAACGCCGCCGACATTGCCGAGCACATTCATGGGCGGGTGGCCGCGGGCGAGTTCCTGATCCTGCCCCATGAGGCTGGGCGCCAAGCCTGGCAGCTCAAGTGCCAGGCACCGCAGCGTCTCTATGATGAGATGGCGGACATGGCCGTCAAGATGCGGGCGAAGTCTCGTAGAAGCGGCAACTGA
- a CDS encoding glycine betaine ABC transporter substrate-binding protein: MSMRRFLGVGTALVLAMSTAQAMAKEVSIGYVDGWSDSVATTNVAAEVIRQKLGYDVKLQAVATGIMWQGVATGKLDAMLSAWLPVTHGEYWAKNKDSVVDYGPNFKDAKIGLIVPEYVKANSIADLKTDQSFKQKIVGIDAGSGVMLKTEQAIKDYDLTGYKLTASSGAAMTAELGRSYAKNQSIAVTGWVPHWMFAKWKLKFLEDPKGVYGAAETVNSIGSKDLAGKAPEVAEFLKKFQWQSKDEIGEVMLAIQEGAKPEAAAKDWVAKHPERVKEWTGK, encoded by the coding sequence ATGAGTATGCGACGTTTCCTGGGGGTGGGCACCGCCCTGGTATTGGCCATGAGCACTGCACAGGCAATGGCCAAAGAAGTGAGCATCGGTTACGTGGATGGTTGGTCCGACAGCGTGGCGACCACCAACGTGGCTGCCGAAGTCATCAGGCAGAAGCTCGGCTACGACGTGAAGCTGCAGGCGGTGGCCACCGGGATCATGTGGCAGGGCGTGGCCACCGGCAAGCTCGACGCCATGCTCTCGGCCTGGCTGCCGGTCACCCATGGTGAGTACTGGGCCAAGAACAAGGATAGCGTCGTCGACTACGGGCCCAACTTTAAAGACGCCAAGATCGGCCTGATCGTCCCCGAGTACGTCAAGGCCAACAGCATCGCCGACCTCAAGACCGACCAGAGCTTCAAGCAGAAGATCGTCGGCATAGACGCAGGCTCCGGGGTGATGCTCAAGACCGAGCAGGCGATCAAGGATTACGACCTGACCGGTTACAAGCTGACCGCCAGTTCGGGTGCTGCGATGACCGCCGAACTGGGGCGCTCCTACGCCAAGAATCAATCCATCGCCGTGACCGGCTGGGTACCGCACTGGATGTTCGCCAAGTGGAAGCTGAAGTTCCTCGAGGATCCGAAAGGCGTTTATGGCGCGGCGGAAACAGTCAACAGCATCGGCAGCAAGGATTTGGCGGGCAAGGCCCCGGAAGTGGCCGAGTTCCTGAAGAAGTTCCAGTGGCAGTCGAAGGATGAGATCGGTGAGGTGATGCTGGCGATCCAGGAAGGCGCCAAGCCCGAGGCGGCGGCCAAGGACTGGGTGGCCAAGCATCCGGAGCGGGTCAAGGAGTGGACCGGCAAGTAG
- a CDS encoding cation acetate symporter, whose amino-acid sequence MIRHMKTVAVLACGAFAPAVWAADALTGEVQKQPLNVAAIAMFVAFVAFTLGITYWASKRNKSAADYYAAGGKITGFQNGLAIAGDYMSAASFLGISALVFTSGYDGLIYSIGFLVGWPIILFLIAERLRNLGKYTFADVASYRLGQKEIRTLSASGSLVVVAFYLIAQMVGAGKLIELLFGLDYHVAVILVGILMCLYVLFGGMLATTWVQIIKAVLLLSGASFMALMVMKHVGFDFNTLFSEAIKVHAKGEAIMSPGGLVKDPISAFSLGLALMFGTAGLPHILMRFFTVSDAKEARKSVLYATGFIGYFYILTFIIGFGAILLVSTNPDFKDAAGALIGGNNMAAVHLADAVGGSVFLGFISAVAFATILAVVAGLTLAGASAVSHDLYASVWRKGKANDKDEIRVSKITTVALGVLAIGLGILFEKQNIAFMVGLAFSIAASCNFPVLLLSMYWKKLTTRGAMIGGWLGLVSAVGLMILGPTIWVQILGHEKAIYPYEYPALFSMIIAFAGIWFFSVTDKSKAADDERALFYPQFVRSQTGLGASGAVSH is encoded by the coding sequence ATGATCCGTCACATGAAAACCGTGGCCGTCCTGGCCTGCGGCGCTTTCGCACCCGCCGTGTGGGCTGCCGATGCCCTGACCGGCGAGGTGCAGAAACAGCCGCTGAACGTCGCGGCGATCGCCATGTTCGTGGCCTTCGTCGCCTTCACCCTGGGCATCACTTACTGGGCCTCCAAGCGCAACAAGTCGGCCGCCGACTACTATGCGGCCGGCGGCAAGATCACCGGCTTCCAGAACGGCCTGGCGATCGCCGGCGACTACATGTCGGCGGCCTCGTTCCTGGGCATTTCCGCGCTGGTGTTCACCTCCGGCTACGACGGCCTGATCTACTCCATCGGCTTCCTGGTCGGCTGGCCGATCATCCTGTTCCTGATTGCCGAACGCCTGCGCAACCTGGGCAAATACACCTTCGCCGACGTGGCCTCGTATCGCCTCGGGCAGAAGGAAATCCGCACCCTGTCGGCCTCCGGTTCGCTGGTGGTGGTGGCGTTCTACCTGATCGCCCAGATGGTGGGGGCCGGCAAGCTCATCGAGCTGCTGTTCGGCCTGGACTACCATGTGGCGGTGATCCTCGTCGGTATCCTGATGTGCCTGTACGTGCTGTTCGGCGGCATGCTGGCCACCACTTGGGTGCAGATCATCAAGGCGGTGCTGCTGCTGTCCGGTGCCAGCTTCATGGCGCTGATGGTGATGAAACACGTCGGCTTCGACTTCAACACCCTGTTCTCCGAGGCGATCAAGGTGCACGCCAAGGGTGAGGCGATCATGAGCCCGGGCGGCCTGGTCAAGGACCCGATCTCGGCGTTCTCCCTCGGCCTGGCGCTGATGTTCGGTACCGCCGGCCTGCCGCATATCCTGATGCGCTTCTTCACCGTCAGCGATGCCAAAGAAGCCCGCAAGTCGGTGCTCTATGCCACGGGCTTCATTGGTTACTTCTACATCCTGACCTTCATCATTGGCTTCGGCGCAATCCTGCTGGTCAGCACCAACCCCGACTTCAAGGATGCCGCCGGCGCCCTGATCGGCGGCAACAACATGGCGGCGGTGCACCTGGCCGATGCCGTGGGCGGCAGCGTGTTCCTCGGCTTCATCTCGGCGGTGGCCTTCGCCACCATCCTGGCGGTGGTCGCCGGCCTGACCCTGGCCGGTGCCTCGGCGGTGTCCCATGACCTGTACGCCAGCGTCTGGCGCAAGGGCAAGGCCAACGACAAGGATGAGATCCGCGTGTCGAAGATCACCACCGTCGCTCTGGGGGTGTTGGCGATCGGTCTGGGCATCCTGTTCGAGAAGCAGAACATCGCCTTCATGGTCGGCCTGGCTTTCTCCATTGCCGCCAGCTGCAACTTCCCGGTGCTGCTGCTCTCGATGTACTGGAAGAAGCTGACCACCCGTGGCGCCATGATCGGCGGCTGGCTGGGCCTGGTGAGCGCGGTGGGCCTGATGATCCTCGGGCCGACCATCTGGGTGCAGATCCTCGGTCACGAGAAAGCCATCTACCCGTACGAGTACCCGGCGCTGTTCTCGATGATCATCGCCTTCGCCGGCATCTGGTTCTTCTCGGTCACCGACAAGTCCAAGGCCGCCGACGACGAGCGGGCGCTGTTCTACCCGCAGTTCGTGCGTTCGCAGACCGGCCTGGGGGCCAGCGGAGCGGTTTCCCATTGA
- a CDS encoding DUF485 domain-containing protein has protein sequence MNDSIYQSIQNSPRFKELVTKRERFAWILSAIMLGLYCAFILLIAYGPHVLGSKLSPGSSITWGIPLGVGLILSAFVLTAIYVRRANGEFDELNKAILEEAKQ, from the coding sequence ATGAACGACAGCATCTATCAATCGATACAGAACAGTCCGCGTTTCAAGGAACTGGTCACCAAACGCGAGCGCTTCGCCTGGATTCTCTCGGCGATCATGCTCGGCCTCTACTGCGCCTTCATCCTCCTCATCGCCTATGGCCCGCATGTTCTGGGCAGCAAGCTCAGCCCCGGCTCGTCGATCACCTGGGGCATTCCCCTGGGCGTCGGCCTGATTCTCTCGGCGTTCGTGCTCACCGCGATCTACGTGCGCCGCGCCAACGGCGAATTCGACGAGTTGAACAAGGCGATCCTCGAGGAGGCCAAGCAATGA